A single region of the Marinobacter salinisoli genome encodes:
- a CDS encoding pseudouridine synthase, with product MKLSRILSNQNGVSRQQAIRTIAAGQVCVDGEVCTDAAREVSRFESVVVGDQVIQHAVAAYYLMLNKPAGYLSATKDNTHPTVMELVPGELRPHLHIAGRLDRASTGLLIMTNDGNWSRRLTEPAVKIPKVYRVKTLQPISKETEQRFAEGIWFAWEGLTTSPAAIEQLAPCEARVTIFEGRYHQVKRMFHAVGNRVTSLHRECIGGITLPAQLPQGACQRLTPAQVASVPLRD from the coding sequence TTGAAACTTTCGCGAATCCTCAGCAACCAGAATGGCGTCAGTCGACAGCAGGCCATCCGAACCATCGCCGCCGGGCAGGTCTGCGTGGATGGCGAAGTCTGCACCGATGCGGCCAGGGAGGTGTCACGTTTCGAGAGTGTGGTTGTCGGTGATCAAGTCATACAGCATGCAGTTGCCGCCTACTATCTGATGCTGAACAAACCCGCCGGATACCTCAGTGCCACCAAGGACAACACACATCCAACGGTGATGGAACTGGTACCCGGGGAGCTACGTCCTCACCTTCACATTGCGGGGCGCCTGGATCGGGCCTCGACCGGCCTGCTGATTATGACCAACGACGGCAACTGGTCGCGACGGCTGACTGAACCCGCCGTCAAGATACCCAAGGTCTACCGGGTAAAAACCCTCCAGCCCATCAGCAAGGAAACAGAACAACGGTTTGCGGAAGGCATATGGTTTGCCTGGGAAGGGCTCACAACCTCGCCCGCGGCAATAGAACAGCTAGCCCCCTGCGAGGCGCGCGTGACCATTTTTGAAGGGCGCTACCATCAGGTAAAGCGAATGTTCCATGCCGTTGGCAACCGGGTCACCAGCCTGCACCGCGAATGTATTGGTGGTATCACCTTGCCGGCCCAACTGCCCCAGGGCGCATGCCAGAGGCTGACGCCGGCGCAGGTAGCGTCAGTCCCGCTACGCGATTAG
- the iadA gene encoding beta-aspartyl-peptidase, whose protein sequence is MLTLIRGAQVLAPESLGVQDVLVAGATIVAIGPDLSLAGNVEIDEIDGTGCYLTPGLVDTLTHITGGGGEGGFNTRTPAMELSDAVRGGVTTVTGVLGTDSVSRTLPDLLAKAAGLEADGLTVVCHTGSYHVPIKTLMGSIQQDLMLVERFVGVGEVAIADHRGSQPHWRELARIGAEARTGGLLSGKAGIVSVHVGEGKDGLDLLFAVAEHSSVPLSQYYPTHMNRSTVLLDQGVRFVAGGGYIDLTASHTPEILAAGEVKCASALKYLLDQGADENRITFSTDGHASLPHFNEAGVLESLKVGSMASMHEEFRDAVMEDGVSLTAALKAVTANPASVLKLDRKGRIAQGLDADLLLLDQKSLEIRRVMARGQWAMIDGQVVLKGMFEAR, encoded by the coding sequence ATGTTGACACTTATTCGGGGCGCTCAGGTACTGGCGCCGGAATCTCTTGGTGTTCAGGACGTTCTGGTCGCCGGAGCCACGATTGTTGCGATCGGCCCTGATCTGAGCTTGGCCGGGAATGTCGAAATCGACGAGATTGACGGCACAGGCTGCTATCTGACACCGGGACTGGTGGATACGCTCACCCACATTACCGGTGGTGGCGGCGAAGGTGGGTTCAATACCCGGACGCCCGCGATGGAACTGTCCGACGCGGTGAGAGGTGGTGTCACCACGGTGACCGGCGTGCTGGGCACCGATTCGGTGTCCCGGACCCTGCCGGACCTGCTTGCCAAGGCTGCGGGCCTGGAGGCCGACGGCCTGACGGTGGTCTGTCATACCGGTTCCTACCATGTGCCCATCAAAACCCTGATGGGCAGTATCCAGCAGGATCTGATGCTGGTTGAACGGTTTGTCGGCGTTGGCGAAGTGGCGATTGCCGACCACCGGGGCAGTCAGCCCCACTGGCGTGAACTGGCACGCATCGGCGCAGAAGCTCGCACCGGCGGGCTGCTCAGCGGCAAGGCGGGGATCGTCAGTGTCCACGTGGGTGAGGGCAAGGATGGTCTGGACCTGCTGTTCGCCGTGGCCGAGCACTCGAGTGTGCCCCTGAGCCAGTATTACCCCACCCATATGAACCGCTCCACCGTATTGCTGGATCAGGGCGTGCGCTTCGTCGCTGGCGGAGGCTATATAGACCTGACTGCCAGCCATACGCCTGAAATTCTGGCCGCCGGTGAGGTGAAATGCGCCAGCGCACTGAAGTACCTGCTCGACCAGGGCGCGGACGAAAACCGGATCACCTTCAGCACCGATGGCCATGCCAGTCTGCCGCATTTCAACGAGGCGGGGGTGCTTGAGAGCCTCAAGGTCGGCTCGATGGCATCAATGCATGAGGAGTTCCGGGATGCCGTCATGGAGGATGGGGTGTCCCTCACGGCGGCGCTGAAAGCGGTAACCGCCAATCCGGCATCGGTTCTGAAGCTGGACCGCAAGGGCCGCATCGCCCAAGGGCTGGACGCCGATTTGTTGTTGCTCGATCAGAAAAGTCTGGAGATCCGCCGGGTCATGGCTCGGGGCCAATGGGCGATGATTGATGGGCAGGTGGTGCTGAAAGGGATGTTTGAGGCGCGCTGA
- a CDS encoding transporter substrate-binding domain-containing protein, translating into MKTLLLAFIALTLTTPLALAKDTKPLRVAMDVPYAPFGERGPDGKLVGFEVDLGNAMCQEITGQECDWVVQAWDGIIPGLLARKYDLIVSSMSITEERRNAVLFSEPYYTTPSLFFTRAESDFDQANTSDTRIGVQRGTNQERYVAEMHPDAKVIRYTTTDDMYLDLTGERLDAVFLDAPVGIKWGKDDPKVVQHGDFIKEPARIFGQGVGVAMRKRDKELAEKVNAALDKLKNNGVYDDIMNKYFDFDIKL; encoded by the coding sequence ATGAAAACTCTGCTTCTGGCATTTATTGCCCTTACTTTGACTACTCCTCTGGCACTGGCGAAGGACACCAAACCCCTGCGGGTCGCGATGGACGTGCCCTACGCTCCTTTCGGCGAGCGCGGGCCAGACGGCAAGCTGGTGGGTTTTGAGGTCGACCTTGGCAACGCCATGTGTCAGGAAATCACCGGTCAGGAATGTGACTGGGTCGTGCAGGCCTGGGACGGGATCATTCCGGGCCTCCTGGCGCGCAAGTACGACCTGATTGTCTCCTCCATGTCGATCACCGAAGAGCGTCGCAACGCGGTGCTGTTCTCTGAGCCGTACTACACCACCCCTTCGTTGTTCTTCACCCGGGCGGAGTCGGACTTTGACCAGGCCAACACCAGCGACACCCGCATTGGTGTTCAGCGCGGCACCAACCAGGAACGCTATGTCGCCGAAATGCACCCGGATGCCAAGGTCATTCGCTACACCACCACGGACGACATGTACCTTGATCTGACCGGCGAGCGTCTGGATGCCGTGTTCCTGGATGCGCCTGTCGGTATCAAATGGGGCAAAGACGATCCGAAGGTCGTTCAGCACGGCGACTTCATCAAGGAACCGGCACGTATCTTTGGCCAGGGCGTGGGCGTTGCCATGCGTAAGCGCGATAAAGAGCTGGCGGAGAAGGTCAACGCGGCTCTCGACAAGCTGAAGAACAACGGCGTTTACGACGACATCATGAACAAATACTTCGACTTCGATATCAAGCTCTGA
- the phnE gene encoding phosphonate ABC transporter, permease protein PhnE — MAVKFLTDDTKKWQRHDLKTSLMIWSGWLAGLVLFVLCWQIISEATTWFFVFDAPRIAEDIFTRAMPPRWEYINELWEPLWDTFNIATIGTGIAILFGVPMAFLTANNTTPSRYIIRPLCMVFIVASRSINSLIWALLTVAILGPGVLAGVVAISLRSIGFFAKLIYEAIEEIDTTPVEAIKATGASPLQVMVYAVWPQVKAIFVGVAVFRWDVNIRHSTVLGLVGAGGIGLQLSSSLNTLAWPQVSLIILAILLTVIFSEAISARIRAHIMNK, encoded by the coding sequence ATGGCGGTAAAGTTTTTAACTGACGACACAAAAAAATGGCAGCGTCATGACCTGAAAACCAGCCTGATGATCTGGTCGGGCTGGCTGGCTGGGTTGGTGTTGTTCGTGCTCTGCTGGCAGATCATTTCCGAGGCCACCACCTGGTTCTTCGTGTTTGATGCACCGCGCATTGCCGAGGATATTTTCACGCGGGCCATGCCGCCCCGTTGGGAATACATCAACGAACTCTGGGAGCCGCTGTGGGATACCTTCAATATCGCCACCATCGGCACCGGTATTGCCATCCTCTTCGGCGTGCCTATGGCCTTCCTGACGGCCAATAACACCACGCCATCGCGTTACATCATTCGCCCGCTGTGCATGGTGTTTATTGTTGCCTCCCGCTCGATCAATTCCCTGATCTGGGCGCTGCTAACCGTGGCCATCCTGGGCCCGGGCGTGCTGGCGGGTGTGGTTGCGATTTCCCTTCGTTCGATCGGTTTCTTCGCGAAGCTTATTTACGAAGCCATTGAAGAAATCGATACCACGCCGGTGGAAGCCATCAAGGCCACGGGCGCCTCGCCCCTGCAAGTGATGGTGTATGCCGTGTGGCCGCAGGTGAAAGCGATCTTCGTTGGGGTGGCCGTGTTCCGGTGGGACGTGAATATTCGTCATTCCACCGTACTGGGGCTGGTGGGTGCGGGCGGTATTGGCCTGCAGTTATCGTCCTCTCTGAATACACTGGCGTGGCCTCAGGTGTCTCTCATCATCCTGGCGATCCTGCTCACCGTGATCTTCTCCGAGGCGATCTCGGCGAGGATTCGGGCGCATATCATGAACAAGTGA
- the phnE gene encoding phosphonate ABC transporter, permease protein PhnE gives MTDTVQLKRWRRPPMIKRTWLRALVWVGVPLYVALSLGSMEVNWARVIDGLPRAKEFILSFSSPDFTSRWNDIYEGIYESLVMAFASTVVGILISVPIGLGAARNLAPTPVYLVCRGIIALSRALQEIIVAILMVAIFGFGPFAGFLTLAFATIGFFAKLLAERIEDVSKSQSEAIRATGASWSQWVLYGIHPQVFPRFIGLSMYRLDINFRESAVLGIVGAGGIGATLNTAFDRYEFDTAAAIILIIIALVLMAEYTSSWLRVKVQ, from the coding sequence ATGACTGATACCGTTCAACTGAAAAGGTGGCGTCGCCCACCGATGATCAAGCGTACGTGGCTTCGGGCGCTGGTCTGGGTCGGCGTGCCGTTATATGTCGCGTTGTCTCTGGGCAGCATGGAAGTGAACTGGGCCCGGGTGATTGATGGTCTTCCCCGAGCCAAGGAATTCATTCTGTCGTTCTCGTCGCCGGATTTTACGAGCCGCTGGAATGACATCTACGAGGGCATCTATGAAAGCCTGGTGATGGCGTTTGCCTCAACGGTCGTGGGTATCCTGATCTCTGTCCCCATTGGCCTTGGAGCGGCGAGAAACCTCGCGCCCACGCCGGTTTATCTGGTCTGCCGCGGCATTATTGCCCTCTCGCGGGCCCTGCAGGAAATCATTGTCGCCATCCTGATGGTGGCCATCTTTGGCTTCGGGCCGTTTGCCGGTTTTCTCACTCTCGCGTTCGCCACCATCGGCTTCTTCGCCAAGTTGCTGGCAGAGCGGATTGAGGATGTCAGCAAGTCCCAGTCGGAAGCCATCCGCGCGACGGGAGCGAGCTGGTCGCAGTGGGTGCTGTACGGAATCCACCCACAGGTGTTTCCCCGGTTCATCGGGCTTTCCATGTACCGGCTGGATATCAACTTCCGGGAATCGGCGGTACTGGGTATTGTCGGCGCCGGTGGTATCGGTGCGACCCTGAACACCGCGTTTGACCGCTATGAGTTCGACACGGCGGCGGCCATCATCCTGATTATCATTGCGCTGGTCCTGATGGCGGAATACACCTCCAGCTGGCTACGAGTTAAGGTGCAGTAA
- the phnC gene encoding phosphonate ABC transporter ATP-binding protein, whose protein sequence is MLELEKLSKAYTSGEYALKDVSFTIEKGQVVALIGPSGAGKSTLIRCINRLVDPTSGTASLNGTNITAMPTRKLREVRRQMGMIFQDYALVDRLSVMENILSGRLGYVGFWRSLFRKFGPEAENDAFGLLEKVGLPGYEDKRADALSGGQRQRVGIARALIQNPSLLLVDEPTASLDPKTARQVMRLIQDLCHERNLAAIINIHDVALAQQFVERVIGLKDGQVAYDGPPDGLTPEVLTEIYGEEDWSATARKDDDEGGPEKETPAAFAVEK, encoded by the coding sequence GTGCTTGAACTTGAGAAGTTGTCCAAAGCCTACACGTCCGGCGAGTACGCCCTGAAAGACGTGAGTTTCACCATCGAGAAAGGGCAGGTCGTTGCGCTGATCGGCCCCTCCGGTGCCGGCAAGTCCACCCTGATTCGTTGTATCAACCGCTTGGTCGACCCTACCTCCGGCACGGCCAGCTTGAACGGGACGAACATCACCGCGATGCCGACGCGTAAGCTGCGCGAAGTGCGCCGCCAGATGGGCATGATTTTTCAGGATTATGCCTTGGTCGACCGCCTGAGTGTGATGGAAAACATCCTGTCGGGTCGCCTGGGTTATGTCGGATTCTGGCGAAGTCTGTTCCGCAAGTTCGGTCCGGAAGCTGAGAACGATGCCTTCGGCTTGCTGGAGAAAGTGGGCCTTCCCGGTTACGAGGATAAGCGAGCTGACGCCCTTTCTGGCGGGCAGCGCCAGCGGGTCGGTATCGCCCGGGCTCTGATTCAGAACCCCAGCCTGTTGCTGGTCGACGAACCCACCGCGTCTCTCGATCCGAAAACCGCTCGCCAGGTCATGCGCCTGATTCAGGATCTGTGTCACGAGCGTAACCTGGCCGCGATCATCAATATCCACGATGTGGCTCTGGCGCAGCAATTCGTTGAACGCGTGATTGGTCTGAAAGACGGGCAGGTGGCCTACGACGGACCACCCGATGGCCTGACCCCCGAGGTGCTTACCGAAATTTACGGTGAGGAAGACTGGTCCGCCACGGCTCGGAAAGATGACGATGAGGGCGGGCCCGAAAAAGAGACCCCAGCAGCGTTCGCGGTGGAGAAGTAA
- the phnD gene encoding phosphate/phosphite/phosphonate ABC transporter substrate-binding protein, whose translation MNTIKTIAKAIAFAGMAATFSSAASAACPNQGALDARYCDADNDLIADVPTDAGQWLDPETLIFAYTPVEDPAVYKEAWADFLTYLEEQTGKKVVFFPVQSNAAEIEAMRSGRLHIAGFNTGSNPLAVNCAGYRPFTMMAGEDGSYGYEMEILTYPGSGIESIKDIKGKKMAFTSPTSNSGFKAPSAILKADYDMLPERDFEPVYSGKHDNSILGVANQDYPAAAVANSVLGRMLSRDVVSQDQIVSIYKSQTFPTTSYGVAHNLRPELQEKIQQAFLNFPWEGTSLEEEFSRNGEAQFVPITYKEHWDVIRKIDAANDISYSCS comes from the coding sequence ATGAACACAATAAAAACAATTGCCAAAGCCATAGCGTTTGCAGGGATGGCTGCAACGTTTAGCAGCGCAGCCAGTGCCGCATGCCCGAACCAGGGGGCGTTGGATGCGCGCTACTGCGACGCAGACAACGACCTGATTGCCGATGTGCCAACCGATGCCGGCCAGTGGCTGGACCCGGAGACCCTGATTTTTGCCTACACCCCGGTAGAAGACCCTGCCGTGTACAAAGAAGCCTGGGCCGACTTCCTGACCTATCTGGAAGAGCAAACCGGCAAAAAAGTTGTGTTCTTCCCGGTGCAATCCAATGCTGCCGAAATTGAAGCCATGCGTTCTGGCCGCCTGCACATCGCGGGCTTCAACACGGGGTCTAACCCGCTGGCGGTCAATTGCGCGGGTTATCGCCCGTTCACCATGATGGCCGGTGAGGATGGCAGCTACGGCTATGAGATGGAGATCCTCACCTATCCGGGCTCTGGCATTGAATCCATCAAGGATATCAAAGGCAAGAAAATGGCCTTTACGTCGCCAACCTCAAACTCTGGATTCAAGGCGCCGTCCGCCATCCTGAAGGCCGACTACGACATGTTGCCGGAGCGGGATTTCGAGCCGGTGTACTCGGGTAAGCACGACAACTCCATTCTGGGTGTCGCCAACCAGGACTATCCGGCCGCCGCCGTTGCCAATTCAGTACTGGGTCGGATGCTGTCCCGCGATGTGGTCAGCCAGGACCAGATTGTGTCGATCTACAAATCCCAGACCTTCCCAACGACCAGTTATGGTGTCGCGCACAATCTGAGGCCGGAACTGCAGGAGAAAATCCAGCAGGCATTCCTTAACTTCCCCTGGGAAGGCACGTCGCTGGAAGAGGAATTCTCTCGTAACGGCGAGGCTCAGTTTGTTCCGATTACCTACAAGGAGCACTGGGATGTGATTCGCAAGATCGACGCAGCGAACGACATTTCCTACTCCTGCTCTTAA
- a CDS encoding HAD-IIA family hydrolase produces the protein MTPRAVFQRYEQIRRRLPSSHRIPACPSKPPEHVPDLDALSGHFDVFVFDAFGVLNVGEQAIHGAVQRFEALQSMGKRLYILTNSASYEKDSLIAKFRRLGFNVDAENIISSREVMIHNLSTSGIFSDSAIESLGVINVCNLADFPANLRYESISGKGDYRQTVAENERFQQADGYIFLSAAHWNADAQAELLVHLKRNPKPVYVGNPDLVAPREGCFSLEPGYYAHELLDQTECPVEFFGKPFQNTFSYAIAKIKEKNALQSLDRILMLGDTLHTDILGALASGIKTALVTDHGSYAGQDVSTYISESEIVPDYILPSI, from the coding sequence ATGACTCCGCGAGCGGTTTTTCAGCGATACGAACAAATTCGTCGGCGCCTGCCAAGCTCTCATCGAATTCCTGCCTGTCCCTCAAAACCGCCTGAGCATGTTCCCGATCTGGACGCGCTGTCTGGCCATTTCGATGTGTTTGTGTTCGATGCCTTTGGGGTGCTGAATGTCGGTGAACAGGCGATCCACGGGGCGGTTCAGCGATTTGAGGCGTTGCAGTCGATGGGGAAACGCCTGTACATCCTCACGAACTCGGCCAGCTATGAGAAAGATTCACTGATTGCCAAATTTCGCCGGCTGGGTTTCAACGTTGATGCGGAAAACATCATCAGCAGCCGGGAAGTGATGATTCACAACCTGAGCACCTCCGGCATTTTTTCCGACTCCGCTATCGAATCCTTGGGTGTAATCAACGTTTGCAACCTGGCGGACTTCCCGGCGAATCTTCGTTACGAATCCATTTCCGGCAAAGGCGATTATCGTCAAACGGTTGCCGAAAACGAACGTTTCCAGCAGGCGGATGGCTATATCTTCCTGAGCGCGGCTCACTGGAATGCGGACGCCCAAGCCGAGTTGCTGGTGCATCTGAAGCGCAATCCCAAACCCGTCTATGTGGGCAATCCAGACCTCGTCGCTCCGCGGGAAGGTTGCTTCTCACTGGAGCCAGGCTATTACGCCCATGAGTTATTGGACCAGACGGAATGTCCGGTCGAATTCTTCGGCAAACCGTTTCAGAACACCTTCAGTTATGCCATTGCCAAGATTAAGGAAAAGAACGCACTCCAATCGCTGGACCGAATTCTTATGCTCGGGGATACCCTGCATACGGATATTCTCGGGGCGCTCGCCTCCGGGATTAAGACTGCCCTGGTGACCGATCACGGCAGCTATGCCGGGCAGGATGTGTCAACTTACATTTCTGAATCGGAGATCGTACCGGACTACATACTGCCTTCCATATAA
- a CDS encoding CHAD domain-containing protein, giving the protein MRYRLSRDGNFNKQLKRLIQSVHEDIALSLLQATREPETGVHEARKRTKEIRALLRLIRPWMGEAEYTGWRKRYRALAQKLGDSRDADVRLKTWRALVEQCPELQVKPFKRVARFLDDDKKRARSEVGDERFFLSLAQEVEAQRTAVQNWTLVSAPEELAAEFQRIYKKARRAQKKARKSEDIEDFHRFRKRSKDLFYCSRALRPVYGKRLKQWVRELQEVTEIQGQANDQAVLLDYLKEQRSVIGLDVRHWNIAKACVLKKRKKLQIASHKRARRLFAESDIFWRNGKRM; this is encoded by the coding sequence ATGCGCTATCGACTCAGCCGCGACGGCAACTTCAACAAACAGCTCAAGCGGCTTATCCAGTCCGTCCACGAAGACATTGCTTTGTCACTCTTGCAAGCCACCCGGGAGCCCGAAACCGGGGTGCATGAGGCGCGTAAACGCACAAAAGAAATCAGGGCTTTGCTGCGACTCATTCGACCCTGGATGGGCGAAGCCGAGTATACCGGTTGGCGCAAACGCTATCGTGCGTTAGCCCAGAAGTTGGGCGATAGCCGCGACGCGGACGTGCGCCTGAAAACCTGGCGGGCGCTGGTTGAGCAATGCCCGGAGCTCCAGGTCAAGCCGTTCAAACGAGTGGCTCGGTTTCTGGACGACGATAAGAAACGAGCACGGAGCGAGGTTGGCGATGAGCGGTTTTTTCTGAGCCTGGCTCAGGAGGTCGAGGCGCAGCGAACGGCCGTGCAGAACTGGACTCTGGTGAGCGCACCGGAAGAGCTCGCGGCTGAATTCCAGCGGATCTACAAAAAAGCCCGCCGTGCCCAGAAAAAGGCGCGTAAGTCTGAGGACATCGAAGATTTTCATCGGTTTCGAAAACGCTCGAAAGACCTGTTTTACTGCTCGCGGGCACTGAGGCCTGTGTATGGCAAGCGGCTGAAACAATGGGTGCGAGAACTCCAGGAAGTCACTGAAATTCAGGGGCAGGCTAACGATCAGGCGGTGTTGCTGGATTATTTGAAAGAGCAGAGATCGGTCATTGGTCTGGACGTCAGACACTGGAACATCGCGAAGGCGTGTGTTTTGAAGAAACGGAAAAAGCTCCAGATCGCGTCCCACAAGCGTGCGAGGAGGCTGTTTGCCGAGTCGGACATTTTTTGGCGCAACGGCAAGCGCATGTAG
- a CDS encoding OmpA family protein produces the protein MSIAIPETSSRYQPYSLHVLEQRALDNKVSVLSSKELKQRLDLTGRAIVGGIIFEHDSASILENSKPALGQVAALLSSTTDLKLYVVGHTDNTGDLEYNRRLSESRARSVVDHLVTFHGIARDRLQGFGIASLSPEGSNTSAEGRAQNRRAELVVQ, from the coding sequence GTGAGCATAGCTATTCCTGAAACCTCCAGCCGCTACCAACCTTACTCGCTCCATGTTCTGGAACAGAGGGCTCTGGACAACAAAGTGTCGGTTCTGTCGTCGAAGGAACTGAAACAGCGTCTTGACCTCACCGGGCGAGCGATTGTGGGAGGGATCATTTTCGAACACGACAGTGCCAGTATTCTGGAAAACTCAAAACCAGCCCTCGGCCAAGTGGCGGCATTGCTGTCCTCCACCACGGATTTAAAGCTCTATGTTGTCGGCCACACGGATAACACAGGCGACCTGGAATACAACCGTCGGTTGTCCGAGTCCCGGGCACGGTCGGTTGTTGATCATCTGGTGACGTTCCACGGTATTGCTCGTGACCGTTTACAGGGATTTGGAATTGCATCCTTGTCGCCGGAAGGCAGCAACACTTCCGCAGAAGGGCGAGCTCAGAATCGGAGGGCGGAGCTGGTCGTGCAGTGA
- a CDS encoding LysR substrate-binding domain-containing protein, with amino-acid sequence MRNLNFHHLYYFRMVAREGHLTRAAKQLHVSQSALSSQIRKLEERLGHELFIRDGRALRLTEMGHLVLDYADSIFNLGSEMLATVDSGKLQRVQRLRIGAVATLSRNFQENFLRPVVGEAQVKLVIHSASQEELLEQLRVHRLDLILSNRPVTTDSVTPWRCQRIAQRNVCLVGPAGPEGEAFRFPQDLTRVNLLVPGPSSNIRSQFDMLCQQLGVEVEPYAEVDDMAMLRLLARDSGGVAVVPEVVVQDELKNGTLQKYAILNGVMESFYAITAKRHFDLPVLHTLLDRWKDNSSAGRANL; translated from the coding sequence ATGAGAAACCTGAACTTTCACCACCTGTATTACTTCCGGATGGTGGCCAGAGAAGGGCACCTGACCCGGGCGGCCAAGCAGCTGCATGTCTCTCAGTCCGCGTTGTCGTCACAGATCCGGAAGCTGGAGGAACGTTTGGGGCACGAACTGTTTATCCGGGATGGGCGGGCGCTGCGGCTGACCGAAATGGGGCATCTGGTGCTGGATTACGCAGACAGCATTTTCAACCTGGGCAGCGAAATGCTGGCCACCGTGGACAGCGGCAAACTGCAGCGGGTTCAGCGACTCCGCATCGGTGCCGTGGCTACCTTGTCACGCAACTTTCAGGAAAATTTTCTGCGCCCGGTGGTGGGCGAAGCGCAGGTAAAACTGGTTATTCATTCGGCCAGCCAGGAAGAATTGCTGGAACAGTTGAGGGTGCACAGGCTGGACCTGATTCTGTCGAACCGGCCGGTTACCACGGATTCGGTCACCCCCTGGCGCTGCCAGCGCATTGCCCAGCGTAATGTCTGCCTGGTGGGGCCGGCCGGCCCGGAGGGTGAGGCCTTCCGCTTTCCACAGGACCTGACCCGGGTAAACCTGCTGGTGCCCGGGCCCAGCAGCAACATCCGCAGCCAGTTCGACATGCTGTGCCAGCAGCTGGGCGTGGAGGTGGAGCCCTACGCGGAAGTAGACGATATGGCCATGCTGCGTCTGCTGGCACGGGATTCCGGGGGCGTTGCGGTGGTGCCCGAGGTCGTCGTGCAGGACGAACTGAAAAACGGCACCTTGCAGAAATACGCGATTCTGAATGGCGTTATGGAAAGCTTTTATGCCATTACCGCCAAGCGCCACTTTGACCTTCCTGTGCTGCATACCCTGCTCGATCGCTGGAAAGACAACAGCAGCGCGGGCCGCGCCAACTTGTGA